In Micromonospora cremea, the genomic window CGGTGATGCCCGACGTCCGAGTTACCCCTACGGTCCGTCCGTCGGGTGGGTGCCGGGCAGGGCCGGACGTCCCGACCCGTCGGGCCCGACCGCCCCCGGGTGGCGGGCCGACCACCGGACCTCGGACCGCCCTGGTCGGGACCTTCGGCCCGTGCGCAGGACGCCGGGCCCGGGTAGAAACGAGGAATGATCCGGGTGTTCCTCCTCGACGACCATGAGGTCGTCCGCCGTGGCCTGGCCGACCTGTTGCAGAGCAGCGGCGACATCGAGGTGGTCGGCGAGTCCGGCTCGGCGCTGGAGGCGGCCCGCCGCATTCCGGCGTTACGGCCCGACGTGGCGATCCTCGACGCGCGGCTGCCCGACGGCAACGGCATCGACGTGTGCCGGGACGTACGCGCCGTCGACTCGTCCATCAAGGGCCTGATCCTCACCTCGTACGAGGACGACGAGGCGCTGTTCGCGGCGATCATGGCCGGTGCCTCCGGGTACGTGCTCAAGCAGATCCGTGGCACCGACCTGGTCGACGCGGTGCGCCGGGTGGCCGCCGGGCAGTCGCTGCTCGATCCGGCGATCACCGCCCGGGTGCTGGAGCGCATCCGCAACGGCGTCGAGCAGCCGCGCGAGCTGAAGTCGCTCACCGAGCAGGAGCGGCGGATCCTGGAGTACGTGGCGGAGGGGCTGACCAACCGGGAGATCGCCGGAAAGATGTTCCTGGCCGAGAAGACGGTGAAGAACTACGTCTCCAGTGTGCTGGCCAAGCTCGGCCTGGAGCGCCGCACCCAGGCGGCCGTCCTGGCCACCCGCCTGCTCGGCAAGACCCCCTGAGCCGGTCCGCCCCGGTCAGTCGCGCAGCGGCACGGACCAGCTCACCTCGGTGCCGTGCGGCTCGACCGGGCGGATCGTGAAGGTGCCGCCGTGACGTTCGGCGCGCTCGCGCAGGTTGACCAGGCCACCCCGGGCGGCGGCCGGGTCGCAGCCCACCCCGTCGTCGGTGACCGTGACGGTGACGTGGCCGGCGTCGACGCGTACGGCAACGGTGACCTGGGTGGCCTGCGCGTGGCGGACCGCGTTGGACAGCCCCTCGCGTAGCACGGCGGTGAGGTCGGGGCGGACCGCGTCCGGGACGGCGCTGTCCAC contains:
- a CDS encoding response regulator, with amino-acid sequence MIRVFLLDDHEVVRRGLADLLQSSGDIEVVGESGSALEAARRIPALRPDVAILDARLPDGNGIDVCRDVRAVDSSIKGLILTSYEDDEALFAAIMAGASGYVLKQIRGTDLVDAVRRVAAGQSLLDPAITARVLERIRNGVEQPRELKSLTEQERRILEYVAEGLTNREIAGKMFLAEKTVKNYVSSVLAKLGLERRTQAAVLATRLLGKTP